A stretch of the Pirellulales bacterium genome encodes the following:
- a CDS encoding DUF1549 domain-containing protein, which translates to MTPATVFSRAVVFFCVGVFAFGWSVPSACGEEIATATPAKPAATPIPAADLGAATELSFSTGNNLLLRGRDAQRQLAITAKYAGGGTRDVTRQITYQSNPAGIVSVDSTGLATPLADGQAKITAVGPNGLQSTADVTVDHFVDDPQINFPNQVVPIFTKLGCNSGGCHGKASGQNGFKLSLLGFEPGEDYEHLVMEARGRRLFPAAPDRSLLLTKPINAIPHGGGQRLDRDSLEYRLLKRWISQGMPYGKDTDPKVASIEVLPSHAVLSRQGEQQIAVVAHYTDGTVEDVTRLAQFDPNDTEMAEVSPLGLVKTLDLTGDVAVMARYQGHVGVFRANVPLGASVDSLPPSKNFVDDAVFAKLKTLGVPPSPVCDDATFLRRVSVDIAGRLPTLEESRAFLADQDPAKRDRAIDRLLDSAEYADYFANKWTAVLRNRRQNPNYMRGTYAFHDWIRESLYINKPYDQFVRDILTASGDVGENPPVAWYREVKDANQQVEDSAQLFLGLRIQCARCHHHPFEAWSQRDYYGFSAFFSQVARKPGDLPEELRVYSKRGLARATNPKTNESLAPTGLGAKPSDISAERDPREALVDWMADPQNPFFAKSLVNRYWKHFFSRGIVDPEDDMRVTNPASNPALLDALASHFISSHFDLKDLVRTICRSNVYQLSALPNDYNLNDKQNFSRYYPKRLTAEVLLDALDGVTAAPSSFSGLPAGTRAVQIPDTGVNSYFLTVFGKPEAASACECERSQEANLAQSLHLLNSAEVQGKLANGTGRAARLAADAGRSDEEKVRELYLCVYAREPASDELAIATGHVAKNQNKQQAYEDILWALVNTKEFLFNH; encoded by the coding sequence ATGACTCCAGCGACCGTGTTTTCCCGCGCTGTAGTGTTTTTCTGTGTCGGCGTTTTCGCCTTCGGATGGTCCGTCCCGTCGGCATGTGGTGAAGAAATCGCCACGGCCACTCCCGCGAAGCCGGCCGCTACGCCGATTCCCGCGGCGGACCTGGGCGCCGCGACTGAGCTATCGTTCTCGACCGGCAATAATCTATTGTTGCGCGGACGGGATGCGCAGCGCCAACTCGCTATCACGGCCAAGTACGCCGGCGGCGGAACCCGCGACGTCACGCGGCAGATCACGTACCAGTCCAATCCGGCCGGCATTGTCAGTGTCGACAGCACCGGACTGGCCACTCCCTTGGCCGATGGTCAAGCAAAGATCACGGCCGTCGGGCCCAATGGACTGCAATCGACGGCCGACGTGACGGTCGATCATTTTGTCGACGATCCGCAAATCAATTTTCCGAATCAGGTCGTGCCGATATTTACCAAGCTCGGCTGCAATAGTGGCGGCTGCCACGGTAAGGCCAGCGGTCAGAATGGCTTCAAGCTGTCGCTGCTCGGTTTCGAGCCAGGTGAAGATTACGAGCACCTGGTGATGGAGGCTCGCGGCCGGCGTCTCTTTCCGGCCGCGCCCGATCGTAGCCTGCTGTTGACCAAGCCGATCAATGCGATTCCGCACGGCGGTGGTCAGCGTCTGGACCGCGACTCGCTCGAGTACCGGCTGCTTAAGCGGTGGATCTCGCAAGGCATGCCCTACGGGAAGGACACCGACCCGAAGGTGGCCAGCATCGAGGTACTGCCCAGTCACGCCGTGCTATCGCGTCAGGGTGAGCAACAGATCGCGGTCGTAGCGCATTACACCGACGGCACGGTCGAGGATGTAACACGCCTCGCACAGTTCGACCCGAACGACACGGAAATGGCCGAGGTTTCGCCGCTGGGTTTGGTGAAGACCCTCGACCTGACGGGCGACGTAGCCGTGATGGCCCGCTATCAGGGGCACGTTGGTGTATTTCGCGCGAACGTTCCATTGGGGGCCAGCGTCGACAGTCTGCCTCCTTCGAAGAACTTCGTCGACGATGCCGTCTTCGCCAAGCTGAAAACTCTGGGCGTACCGCCGTCGCCGGTTTGCGATGACGCCACGTTCCTGCGTCGCGTTTCGGTCGATATTGCCGGCCGGCTGCCGACGTTGGAAGAGTCCCGCGCCTTTCTGGCTGACCAGGATCCGGCCAAACGCGATCGGGCGATCGACCGTTTGCTCGATAGCGCGGAATATGCTGACTACTTCGCTAATAAATGGACCGCGGTGCTGCGAAACCGCCGGCAAAATCCCAATTACATGCGTGGCACGTACGCGTTCCACGATTGGATTCGCGAGAGCCTGTACATCAACAAGCCGTACGACCAGTTCGTGCGCGACATTCTGACCGCGTCGGGCGATGTCGGCGAAAATCCGCCGGTTGCCTGGTATCGCGAAGTGAAAGATGCGAATCAGCAGGTCGAGGACAGCGCCCAGTTGTTCCTTGGCTTGCGAATTCAATGTGCCCGCTGCCACCATCATCCGTTCGAGGCCTGGAGCCAACGCGACTACTACGGTTTCTCGGCCTTCTTCTCGCAAGTAGCGCGCAAGCCGGGGGACCTGCCCGAAGAGCTGCGCGTTTACAGCAAGCGCGGCTTGGCTCGCGCGACAAATCCCAAGACGAACGAAAGCCTGGCGCCCACGGGCCTGGGGGCGAAGCCGAGCGACATCTCGGCCGAGCGTGACCCGCGCGAGGCGCTGGTGGATTGGATGGCTGACCCGCAAAACCCGTTCTTCGCCAAGTCGCTGGTCAATCGCTACTGGAAGCACTTCTTCAGCCGCGGCATCGTCGACCCCGAGGATGACATGCGGGTCACGAACCCGGCGTCGAACCCGGCGCTGCTCGACGCGCTGGCCAGCCATTTCATCAGTTCGCATTTCGACCTGAAGGATCTGGTTCGCACGATCTGCCGGTCGAATGTTTACCAGCTCAGCGCTCTGCCGAACGATTACAACCTGAACGACAAGCAGAATTTCTCGCGCTACTATCCGAAGCGTCTGACGGCCGAAGTGCTGCTGGATGCCTTGGACGGTGTGACCGCGGCGCCGAGTAGTTTCTCGGGCCTGCCGGCCGGCACCCGTGCGGTGCAGATTCCGGATACGGGCGTGAACTCGTACTTCCTCACCGTCTTCGGCAAGCCCGAGGCGGCCAGCGCCTGCGAATGCGAGCGCTCGCAAGAGGCGAACCTGGCGCAAAGCCTGCATCTGCTCAACTCGGCCGAAGTGCAGGGCAAACTGGCCAATGGCACCGGCCGGGCGGCACGGCTGGCGGCCGACGCCGGGCGCAGCGACGAAGAGAAAGTGCGCGAGCTGTATCTGTGCGTTTACGCACGCGAGCCCGCTTCGGACGAACTGGCCATCGCCACGGGGCACGTCGCCAAGAATCAGAACAAGCAGCAAGCCTATGAGGACATCCTGTGGGCTTTGGTTAATACCAAGGAATTCCTGTTCAACCACTAG